One part of the Anguilla anguilla isolate fAngAng1 chromosome 11, fAngAng1.pri, whole genome shotgun sequence genome encodes these proteins:
- the LOC118208312 gene encoding vitamin D3 receptor A, whose amino-acid sequence MDPMAVSTSASVPDEFDRNVPRICGVCGDKATGFHFNAMTCEGCKGFFRRSMKRKASFTCPFNGSCTITKDNRRHCQACRLKRCVDIGMMKEFILTDEEVQRKKDLILKRKEEEAAREALKPRLNEEQTQVIASLVEAHHKTYDDSYSDFQRFRPPVREGPVTRSASRAASLHSLSDFSSDSFSHSPESVDMKLMNFSSLLMMYQDSAASPKSSEPDSPSLSMLPHLADLVSYSIQKVIGFAKMIPGFRDLTADDQIALLKSSAIEIIMLRSNQSFNLEDMSWTCGGPDFKYCVNDVTKAGHTLDLLEPLVKFQVGLKKLNLHEEEHVLLMAICLLSPDRPGVQDHARVESLQDRLSEVLQAYIRVNHPGGRLLYAKMIQKLADLRSLNEEHSKQYRSLSFQPEHSMQLTPLVLEVFGSEAS is encoded by the exons ATGGACCCCATGGCAGTGAGCACCTCCGCTTCGGTCCCGGATGAGTTCGACCGCAATGTGCCCCGCATCTGCGGCGTTTGCGGCGACAAAGCCACGGGATTCCACTTCAACGCCATGACCTGCGAGGGCTGCAAGGGCTTCTTCAG ACGCAGTATGAAGAGGAAGGCGAGCTTCACTTGCCCGTTCAATGGCAGCTGTACTATCACCAAGGACAACCGGCGCCACTGCCAGGCCTGCAGGCTGAAACGCTGTGTGGATATTGGCATGATGAAAGAGT tcatTCTGACGGACGAGGAGGTGCAGAGGAAGAAGGATCTGATTCTGAAGcgaaaggaggaggaggcggcgcgGGAGGCGCTGAAGCCACGCCTGAACGAGGAGCAGACCCAGGTCATCGCCTCGCTGGTGGAGGCGCACCACAAGACCTACGATGACTCCTACTCTGACTTCCAACGCTTCCGG CCTCCAGTGAGGGAAGGTCCTGTGACACGCAGTGCCAGTCGTGCCGCCTCCCTCCACTCTCTGTCCGACTTCTCTTCAGACTCCTTCAGCCACTCCCCAG AGTCAGTGGATATGAAGCTGATGAACTTCAGCAGTCTCCTGATGATGTACCAGGACAGCGCAGCCAGCCCCAAATCCAGCGAGCCAGACAGCCCCAGCCTGTCCATGCTGCCTCACTTGGCCGACCTCGTCAGCTACAGCATACAGAAAGTCATCGGCTTTGCCAAGATGATCCCCGGGTTCag GGACCTGACCGCGGATGACCAGATTGCCCTGCTCAAGTCCAGCGCCATCGAGATCATCATGCTGCGCTCCAACCAGTCCTTCAACTTGGAGGACATGTCCTGGACCTGTGGAGGCCCTGACTTCAAGTACTGCGTCAATGACGTCACCAAAG CCGGACACACCCTGGACCTCCTGGAGCCGCTGGTGAAGTTCCAGGTGGGGCTGAAGAAGCTCAACCTGCATGAAGAGGAGCACGTCCTGCTCATGGCCATCTGCCTCCTGTCTCCCG ATCGGCCGGGGGTGCAGGACCACGCCCGCGTGGAGTCTCTGCAGGACCGGCTGTCGGAGGTGCTGCAGGCCTACATCCGGGTGAACCACCCGGGCGGGCGGCTGCTCTACGCCAAGATGATCCAGAAGCTGGCGGACCTGCGGAGCCTGAACGAGGAGCACTCCAAGCAGTACCGCTCGCTGTCCTTCCAGCCCGAGCACAGCATGCAGCTCACGCCCCTCGTCCTGGAGGTGTTCGGCAGCGAGGCTTCgtag